The sequence GCGATTTTAGCCTTTTAAGTTTTCAATCTGTCGCTGATGGGATGTAGTGGATAGGGTTGCTCGGTATATCCGGTACTAATTTGGTACCGGGAACTGCACCATTTAAAACCGTGCTGTACTGCGAGTTTTCAGACCCCTCATCCTCATCCTGGTTGGTGGCTGCAGCCCGCCCGCTGAAGGACACCCGTTCCGAGGGTGATGCCCACCTCCTAGCTCCTTCATATATTTTGTTGGTACGAGTCACTCAATGTCTTCTGTTGTGTTGAGAGCACAACTGTGGGTCCTTCAGAAGCTGTCTTCTTCTAACCGCTTTATTCCCCATTgcactattcttttttttccatgaagAAAGTGATGAAGACtcactgtttctgttttttgttttgaattgaCAGCCAACAGTGACACGGTGTGGCATTGTCTAAATTTACTCCAGTCAaactcaataaaataaacaattgggACAAATCTGTAGGGTCCAGTCCAGCAGAACCTAACCGCGTCattaacccagcatgcattgcacAAGTGGAAAATATATAACAAGGAATATTAATACTACagtcctcccaaccaatcacagacagAGCCAGGGACGCTCCttcagccttcagagagttatttctttcttttttaagacttacagttttggtaaaaagttggttgaacaaAGGGCTGTgctgaaattaatttattttaaaatacatcattaagcaacagcataaaatggccagggctgcacttaagaTGTACGTTTAGAATCTTCtggataattatcgatattgatcaatataatttccattttatcgatatgctttttttctatatcatccagccctaaagGATATACAATTTTTCAATATGGGTTTTTATGTATCACAAACAGCAAgtttaaatttaactttaaattccAACATATTGAGGCCAACGTGTTCAACTAATTGTGGATCCCTTTACCAGCTGATCCAGGCTAAATTTAACAGAAACACaagtggatttaaaaaaaaacaaaaaacacccaTGTGAGGAAGTGTTTTAAAGTGTAATGAAACCAAGGTTGAACAATTTGGCCGTATCCTAATACCAGTCCATGTTCTCCATAAAaaggtttcagtttttttgcgACTTACTTTTAAAGGTTGTAAGTGAGGTTCAGGTAGAAAAGGTTCTGACCCGATGCTGTAAAACCCGGCACTAACGGGGGTGTGGGGACCCTCCAGTGAGACCCACTGTGAGAATCACTGCACCTTTCCCCCCCAGCTCATTCATTCTTCCTCCACTTCCCACTGGTCCGTGTGTTTGGCGCCTCCACGCAGCACAAGATaaatttaaaagcacagaaatCTATGACTGgcttgctttatttatttaaaaaaaaagccagatctGATGCAGCATTTCAGCCGATGGCTTTATATTTGGTCCGCAGCGCAGCCAGTAAAGGGTTCTGCGGTGGGGAACAGcatcatgggggggggggttgagctCACCTTGTAGTGGAAGGCATCTGGACAGTGACTGCACTGGTACGTCCTGGTCCTGCAGTGGTGGATCATGTGCTTCTCCAGCTCCTTACTGTCTGCAGCCCTGTGCTCACAGATGGGACACTGGTACGGCGCCCTCTGCCTGTGGACGCGCAGGTGCTGCTTAATGTAGCCCTTGTTGCCGCTGCTGTAGTGGCACAGGCGGCAGCGGTACGGCCTCTCGCTGCCCGGGGCGTAGTCCACCAGCCCCCCGTCGGGCGAGCCCACCAAGCCGTCCATGCCTGGAATGTTACACACGTAGCTCTCCGCTCCGTCCCCAGAGACCGCCCCGGCAAGAGTCCCGTTGTGGAACTGCGCGTTATCCTGAAGCTCTTTCAGGATGTCCTCGTCGGAGGTGTTCTGGTCTGAGCGCTCTCTGAGTCTCTCGATGACGGTAAGCAGCGAAAGGCTTATCCCGGCTTTAGCGGCGGGACTTTCCTCGTCGCCCTCCACCAACTGGTCCTCCTGGGCCTGGCCACGGAGCTCCCAGTCCAACAGGGCTGCTGTCGGCCTCGCTCCGCTCTCCGCCGCGTCCAGGAGCCTCTGGCCCATGTGGGGGCTCGCCATCTGCGGTGAAACAGCCTTCAGACTCGCCTTGGGGCCGGAGGCGGCCAGCTCTGGCGTCCTCATCGGCATAGCAACGAGGGCCTCTGCAGCCAGAGAGTGGAGGCGAAGAGACTCAGAGTGCGTTCGCTTGCGGCTGGTTGGGGGGACGTTTTCGTCCCTCGGGGGGGCGTCCCCTTTGGTGAGTGGGGGCTTGCAGTCGCCATCTAACAGCTGGCTGCTGGTGGAATCACCCGCACAGCCAGCATCCCCTCCCACTGGGTTCTGCTCCTCCTCTCTCACGCCACGCGAGCTCTTGTCCCCGCCCATGTCCGGGCTGAGGAGCAGCGGCGTGGTCGCTGTGACCGCGTCTTCAGCCGAAGGGAGGCGCTCCACGATCACGTTGATGTGACCGGCGCTGTTCAGACTGCTGTTGATGATCTTCTGGGCTGACGACAGCAGGCTGTCGGCGACAGAGGCGCCGTCTCGGGCGCCGTCCACCTCCACGTCGTCGTCTGCCTCCGTGGTCACCTGCACCTCCACCGCAGGCTCCTCGGAGCTCACCTCTCCGGGGACGTCGCCGTCCTCCTCCTGTTCATCCGCCGCGGTTGTTGAGTCGCCTTCAGGCGGATCGAAGGCATCGCGCTGGCCCCCGGCGGCGGGCATGCAGAGCTGCAGTTTGAAGGCAGCTGGGAGCTTCTGCAGGATTTTGTCGTGCAGACCCGGGGACAGAATGACTAAATCGTCTCGGGGCGCGATGCTGTTGGCGGCGGCTTCCGTCTCCTGCCTCGCTGAACCGCCCTCTTCTTCCTCGAAGATGGGATAGGAGCAGTCGACGAGGCCGGCGTGCTTCCAGGCGTGGGTCTTGAGCATGCGCTGCTGGCTGCACACGTAGCTGCAGATCAGGCAGCGGTACAGGCCGTACTCTTCGTAGCTGTAccacttcttcttctctggCAGCTCAGCGGACTCGTCCCCCGAGCTCTTGATCCCCTCGGCTCCTGCGCTGGGCTGCTCCCCATCGTCGGCCATCCTCGCACTCTTCTCCTGCCCCGTGGCGGGGGGCGTGGGGGTACTCCTGGCGTCGTAGTGCAGCCTGACGTGCGCCTCCAGCTGCTCCTGGTCCCTGGAGGTGAAGTGACACTCGGAGCACATGAGGATGAGGTCGCTGTGCTGCTCGTTGTGCTGCTTCAGGTGCTGCCTGAGCTGGCCCAGCGTCTGGGAGAGGTAGGGGCAGAGGCTGCACTGGTAGCACGTCACCGTCCGCTTGTGATCGGCGGCAGCGCCGCTCGCCAAAGAGCCGACGCCATTGTCGCCCACGGCGCCGTCCGCTCCCGCCTCCTCGTTGCGGCTGTTCTTCATCTTCTTGTGAGGAGAGCCTCCCAGGCTGGATGGCACCCCGGCGGAGGAGTCCGGGGGTTGCCCTCTTTTCTGGCCCACCAGAGTGCAGTGCCTCTGCGGCCGCTTCTTAACGATCTTGCTGAGCTTCTCGATGACCTGGATGAGGGACTCGTCCACCTGTTTGGAGGGGATCTTCCCCGGGACGGCCTGACCCACGTCGCTCGGAGGCTCGGTCTGGTAGCGAGACCCCGGTACGGGAGCAGAGGAAGGGGCTTCCGCTGCGGCGGGCTTTGAGATGAGGACCGCAAAACAGCTATTCTCCTCCATCACCTAGGAGACAGAAGGAAACACATTAGTACGTGGTCCATCGGGTTGCTGCTTTGATGTAGATGCATCATGGGGCGGCACAGCGTGTCACAAATTGGTCATTGTGACAATTTTACTGTGTAGAATAACGCATTTTACCAACGACAGCCTGGACTACAGCtagtagggctgtgcataaaaatccaTACAAAGATtgatattgatgtttttaaaaacgattttatatccatattctggctttcaatagtGATATGCCTCCCAACGCCTAGGGGGTGTTATTACAGCGCGCCATTAGTGTTCAGAGtgaggaagagcaggtaagacaaATTTACAGAacgattttagaagcgccttcgtccctaaaatcagacgtttggacGCGTTTTTGGTTTCTATGATACGTTAAATGCGGTGAACCAGATGCAcattgttttcctgttaatatatcagtgtagAATAAATTGAAGATGCatatatttggctggttttgttggtTGAATGACtctgagcattaatttgaaagtaataaatatcgacaTTGAAGTCAAATAATTGAAaatcgtattgtatcgtgagctatgtatcgagaatcgtatggAAACATCACCTCACAGCCCTTACAACTGTTTAGTCCAGAACCATGCATTTACTCTCTAAGCCTGTAATATATCTAGAGACACTTGTTGTAGAATATAGCCTGAAAAAGTTCCTTTACCAAGTTATTTTAATACTAAAACTGCAGACGCTGACCAGAAGCATCTTTTTCCAATAAAACCTTGCGGTTGAGAAGAAAAGAATTGATTTCATTTTTCCCAGTGGCTGCACAGACTACCGATTATCTGGCTGGTTAGTCCAGCACCACGCATGGATCCAAAGTTAAgataaagcctttatttgttcTACGCAACTCATGTCGTCGTCCTGACAATCACCAACATGCTAAAGTCTTCGGAGCAGGAGAATGCGAGCGCCGGCGTCCTGTCAGTAGGGAAATGTGCTGATCCAGTCCACGTGTGGCGCTGCCAGCCAATCAACGATCAGAACATCCTCCGAGAGCAACAATCTGCTGATGGGTCATTTccacataaaccaaaacaatcaATTCTATTTGAAGCGAACAGAAGGGCTATCAAAGGAAAACATCAGGATAAACAGATctaaaaacttgatttattttagtgatTTAGCTCAATAAACTCAATATTTAGAGGAATGACACACAGAGTGacacatttcaagtgttttgtgttcaatttgGTTCAGAATAGAACAGAAGTTCACGCTTCTCACAGCTGCCTCTTTCcccaccacactttttccttccaacaAACTTTTCTTTAATGATAAACAAACACCACCTCTACACTCTGTCGGCTTCTCTAACCAGGGGCGGTAGTCTGCCTATGAATCCTGATCATTAAACTATAGAAACACATGAGGTTCACTAACTTGCTGAATATAGGGGATAGTCGAACCTGTCACTGAGAGGCAGGTGTCCAGCTCAACCACGGGTCAACGAGGCCCACGTGGAGCTATACTGTGTGTTTGCTGCTTTTATCTGTTGATAAACCGAGCTGCACAGATAAATCTAATGAACGGGTGACTTTGCAAACAAGCAGAGCGCCCTAATCCATTAAGCGATAAGGCCTCCACGCCGAAGCATGTGCGTCTGTTTACAAAGCCAGGCCGGAGGAAGCGATCAGCGCCGATGAGGTTCCGGTTCCCTCTCCCTACTCATCCAACACTTTCCCCGGTTCCCCTCTTCCAGACCGCAGCTCTCCTTCCTCTTTCTCTCGGTCTGCTCCTGACGGCCGGAGCGGGTCACAACGTGGGGAGAGCCGCCGCGTTTGGGGAAGGATGCCAGGAGGGAGGGTTCGGTCCAGCCACAGCGGCGACCCACATCCACATGGAAGCTTCGGTTCGAGGTTCATGATTCCAGGCAAAGACGAGGCCAGCCTCTCTGCCCTCTCCATCCCCCTGTCCTCTGACCCGCCTGAGAGGGGCACCTGTTATGTCAGCGTCTAAAAATACCCCCCTTCCACTTCCACCAGCCTACGAGACAAAGTTGCTCACAGCCTCCGAACTCAGGCTCGCGGAAGCCGACGAGCTGACCCGAGCGGACCGGGACAGTTTTCTTGGACGCGAAGGAACGGAGAAAGGTAGAGAGGGGGAAACAGGGCAGACGCGGTTAGCTTGGCAGCCTGCTGTCTGCTATCCACGCATACACGCACGGTGCTAACAGTCCCACACAAGGACATGTGTGGGACTGTTGGGCTAACGCGTGACGCAGGAGCACGCGGCGGCACGTAAACCAAAAGTGGCTCACCGACACGAGAAGGCTCGACGCTTTGTCCTCAGCGCGTGAAACTCTGGAGTTTGAGCTCGGTCGCCATAAAAAGTGgtctctcgctcgctctctcCCCCCCACCACATTGCAAAATGGCGAGGATGGAATATCAGTCACGTGACCTGGAGCTCGGGTCAGGTGACCGACGCCGTCTTCAGGTGCCGCTCGGAAACCGTGAACGGTTCTCCCCGGTGAGCAGACGCACGAGCTGCAGCCATGCCGAAGCGTCGGCCACGTTCTGCTGCCGGtggcgatgatgatgatgatgatgatgatgatgatggcgaTGGCGGCGGTGGTCCGGGTCCACGCTGTTTCATCCGGTTCAAAACCAGCGCAGCTGTAAGCCAGCAAGGTGGAGGATgccatgcttccttctgctggcAAGCTTTATGGAGAGGCAGGTCTTCCATTTCCAGCAGGCCCGTCCTGGAGGCAGATGTCCACACTGCCAAGAGTACCGAAAACACGTTCCTTAGATATATAATATCACCAGGAAACATTCATCAAACAGACATTGATtaatctgccatttttgttgtgAAAAGAAACCCTCGCTAGCCCGCTGAAAGGCAATTGTGTCATTATTTTCCTTCAGCCAAAACCTCACTTGTAGAATAACATATTACAAATTAGGTTGCAATTAAAACAGCATTGCCCTTGCATTCTTTTTCAAAG comes from Fundulus heteroclitus isolate FHET01 chromosome 4, MU-UCD_Fhet_4.1, whole genome shotgun sequence and encodes:
- the LOC118562956 gene encoding zinc finger protein 507-like: MASSTLLAYSCAGFEPDETAWTRTTAAIAIIIIIIIIIIATGSRTWPTLRHGCSSCVCSPGRTVHGFRAAPEDGVGHLTRAPGHVTDIPSSPFCNVVGGRERARDHFLWRPSSNSRVSRAEDKASSLLVSVMEENSCFAVLISKPAAAEAPSSAPVPGSRYQTEPPSDVGQAVPGKIPSKQVDESLIQVIEKLSKIVKKRPQRHCTLVGQKRGQPPDSSAGVPSSLGGSPHKKMKNSRNEEAGADGAVGDNGVGSLASGAAADHKRTVTCYQCSLCPYLSQTLGQLRQHLKQHNEQHSDLILMCSECHFTSRDQEQLEAHVRLHYDARSTPTPPATGQEKSARMADDGEQPSAGAEGIKSSGDESAELPEKKKWYSYEEYGLYRCLICSYVCSQQRMLKTHAWKHAGLVDCSYPIFEEEEGGSARQETEAAANSIAPRDDLVILSPGLHDKILQKLPAAFKLQLCMPAAGGQRDAFDPPEGDSTTAADEQEEDGDVPGEVSSEEPAVEVQVTTEADDDVEVDGARDGASVADSLLSSAQKIINSSLNSAGHINVIVERLPSAEDAVTATTPLLLSPDMGGDKSSRGVREEEQNPVGGDAGCAGDSTSSQLLDGDCKPPLTKGDAPPRDENVPPTSRKRTHSESLRLHSLAAEALVAMPMRTPELAASGPKASLKAVSPQMASPHMGQRLLDAAESGARPTAALLDWELRGQAQEDQLVEGDEESPAAKAGISLSLLTVIERLRERSDQNTSDEDILKELQDNAQFHNGTLAGAVSGDGAESYVCNIPGMDGLVGSPDGGLVDYAPGSERPYRCRLCHYSSGNKGYIKQHLRVHRQRAPYQCPICEHRAADSKELEKHMIHHCRTRTYQCSHCPDAFHYKSQLRSHETQRHSYSSDMASPTKGADTITPVEESERGTDEEGSMPNVYRCDVCSYSSSTYIGVRNHRRIHNSDKPYRCCSCDFATTNMNSLKSHMRRHPQEHQAVQLLEQYR